A single genomic interval of Dyella sp. GSA-30 harbors:
- a CDS encoding DUF3574 domain-containing protein produces the protein MHFDKTARHMLMTFALLLPLAACAVQSTTPGSTLHGDTAHPAQAQGWVDTRLYFGLGLADDTKSGVSEQDWRAFLDREVTSRFPDGLSVIDVYGQWQGKQQTSPERLRSKMLVIDYPDTAENRAKVEAIRAAWKHKTGDQSVLRVTQPADVSF, from the coding sequence ATGCATTTCGATAAAACCGCGCGTCATATGCTTATGACGTTTGCTTTGCTTCTCCCATTGGCCGCTTGCGCCGTACAGTCGACGACGCCGGGCTCGACGCTACATGGCGACACCGCCCATCCGGCGCAGGCACAAGGCTGGGTCGATACACGTCTCTACTTTGGACTTGGGTTGGCCGACGATACGAAAAGCGGCGTTAGCGAGCAGGACTGGCGTGCGTTTCTCGATCGCGAGGTGACATCGCGCTTTCCGGATGGCTTGAGCGTGATCGATGTCTACGGCCAATGGCAGGGCAAGCAACAGACCTCGCCCGAGCGGCTGCGCTCCAAAATGCTGGTGATCGACTATCCCGACACCGCCGAGAATCGCGCCAAGGTCGAAGCTATCCGTGCCGCTTGGAAGCACAAGACCGGCGATCAATCGGTGCTGCGTGTTACCCAACCGGCCGATGTTTCGTTCTAA
- a CDS encoding lipid-A-disaccharide synthase N-terminal domain-containing protein, whose translation MDFLQHELNHIIEALNRFHLTPWKAVGYAGSIMFTSRWFVQLYYTRKLKRVVMPLAFWWLSVCGSVLLLAYFIIGKNDSVGILSNFFPTFVSVYNLWVHLREVKRRKALVESEV comes from the coding sequence ATGGACTTCCTTCAGCACGAACTCAACCACATTATCGAGGCGCTGAATCGCTTCCATCTGACGCCGTGGAAGGCGGTGGGCTATGCCGGCTCGATCATGTTTACCAGCCGCTGGTTCGTCCAGCTCTATTACACCCGCAAGCTGAAGCGGGTGGTGATGCCGCTGGCGTTCTGGTGGTTGTCGGTGTGCGGCAGCGTGTTGTTGCTGGCCTACTTCATTATCGGCAAGAACGATTCGGTGGGTATTCTTTCCAACTTTTTCCCGACCTTTGTCTCCGTCTACAACCTCTGGGTGCATCTGCGCGAAGTGAAGCGGCGCAAGGCGTTGGTGGAGAGTGAGGTTTAG